The genomic region TCAACCATAGTGGTGTGAGGGACAAAATGTCTTTTTGTTATTGGTAGTTTTGTCCACAGTCCGGGACCAAGGGATAGTTAGCCTCAATCAAGACAGGATTAGGCCTCCTGCATCTGAGAGAACAGATGGTGTAACAATGCTCTTGGCTTCACTTCCAGGGTGGAGCAGCCAGGGTTGGATGTGTTCTTCATTGCAAATGTGTCATTTTATATGTTTGGACTGTGCTTCTGTAAACAAAACCAAACCCATGTTGGCTAATGGATAATATTCTTGAAGATGGGGCATCTTAACCTTGGGCATTAAACTCCACACTGACGTTCCCTGATGGAAAGCCCTCATCTGTCCTCTCAGCTGCTCTTAAACATTCCTATCTTTGTAGCCGTATCTCCCTAAAGCAAAAGTCCTTTTCCCTGAGTTAACCTCAAGCCTTGCTCTGGTTTTCTTTGCAAAAAAATAGGACAAGAATAAAGCAGATGCATAGAAAAACAATCAAAAATATGTATATTCATTACTAAAACACTTTTGCAATGACCAGCTCTTTCCTATGTTCACTGGGAAGAAAGTTCATTGATCTTGCAAGCTGTTGCACTGAGACAGTGAGGCCTGGCCTCGAGGACAGAAATATTCTGTGTCCTGAGgctaatatttatttttcagcCAACATTACCGAATGGAGAATTCTGAGTGAAATACCTTAAACCTCAACCAATCAAACAGCAGAGACAGGATTGTCAAAGAGATCATCTTTTTTGCAGCATGTTGTCAATAAATTGATGCCAATAATTTGCTGGATCCTACCTCACAGAAACTCGGGAATGAGGTAAATGGAGTGAGCAACCAAGGATTTTGCTTCTGGTGTTTATTCCTCCCTTCTTTCTGCACTGCTCTTATTCTGTATTAACCCCGCTGCTGGAGCTTTCACTTCCAGCCACTGTCAATGTGTAGGCAACATTAACATCCAGCATTTGGTCTAACATCAGATCGTCTCTGTTAGGCATACAGGTCCCAAGACTTCCCTAATCTTCCCATGCATTTTTCTATACGGTCTTTGCATATCCTGAGAGAAGCTACAGGACCTGGGTTTGTCAAGTCACTTGTGTCCTTCCTGAGTTGGACCTTCTCAAATCTACTCCCGTTCTTCAAATTTCCAGTCAGTATAGGGAGGCATGGctagtgcaatgttgttatagTGGCATGGACAGAGGTTTGTATCCAGTGCTGTTTGgaacgttttccctgtgtctgtatgggtttcctcccacccttcaaaatgtataggggttgtgggttaattgggtgtcattcggtggcatggactcatagacTGGAATGGCTGTATGTCTGAAATAAATAGATCCAATCATAATCACTGAAGGTACATGATTTTAAAATTTCCAgtgaaattatttccttttcccaGTCTTCGATCGTTTCCCGATTGAAGAACTCTGAGCTCATATCCTGGGATCAGAGTCCATTGTCTTAGAGCAAACCAGATTTCCTTTTCCTGTGGAATTTCAAATTCTCTGAGGTCTGTGAGAATGATTGTATTGAGTTGGAAATTCCAAGGTCACAATCTCCACACACTTGAATCTGCCTGGTTAAGGTATTATCTTCTTTTCCCGGGCAACTTACAGTCCTCACATTTGTTCAAGAGGTAAAGCATGAAAATCTGCACAcgttgtggttgaagtaaaaacacaatactggagaaactcagcaggtcaaacagtgtcctttatacagcaaagatacagaaccaatgttttggccttgaGTCCTTCAGCAAGATTtgagaaaaatgtagacaggtgccttaatgaagggctcaagctcgaaacattggttctatatctttgctgtgtaaaggacactgtttgacctgctgagtttctccagcgttgtgttaaTACTCACTTTTGTTGAAACAGTTTGCAATGAAGGGGTTAATCAGCTGTGCCCCTGGGCACTGTCTCCCAGCACCCCCCAGTCACACTGAAACAAAGAAGATCCCTTCCTCACTTCCCCAGGAACATGATATTTCAAACCTTTGTCAGTTTGATGCTGTGGAAGTCAAATTCTACCCAAGAGGTTGGACATCACTCCAATACAACGATGAGATTGAGCCAATTTATATATCTTTTATTATATAATCATAAATCCGTGGAGCATATAATACAtggaaatattgtttaattattTTACAATATTCAAATTACACATGTCAGATTATTTGTTACCTTGAAACTCAATTGTTCTGGAAATTGCAAACTCTTTGGTGACAATGGCACTCCTTTTGCAACACTTTCTGTCCCCAGAGATGGATCAGTCTTGCAGCATTCATGTACACCaactgttaaacaagaaagtcagtAGACATTGGGGTGGAGTACAACACACAAACCTGCTGgaaaaactcggcaggtcacacagcatccataggaagtagaggggaaccagcgttttgggcctgagacctgctgagtttctccagtgcatttGTGTATTTCTAGTTTGTAAAATCATTAAACTATCATTCAGGGACCTCCTTCATAAGTTGTTAATCTTCAGTTATGATTCCTTTCCTCAGGAACAGGGCTCAGAATTACTGACGACCGAGAATTTGGTTTTTACAAAGCCAAGTGTACATAGAGTGACTTCACCTGTCTCATTTCTCAGTGTCATTGAGCCCACACACATGGTGCCACTGGGCCCACCCATAGGTGACACTGGGCCCACACACATGCAGCATTTACCTCTGCGTGACAGGGTTTGTCAGTACCATCCGGCATTTGATGATGTGAAAAGTCACCCAGCATGCATCTCCCCCTCGCTGGAATACCTTGGAACTTTCAGGTGGGAGCTATCACCTTTTATCAACTGTCACAATAATGTTTGAGCCCACCTTTTATTCTGTGTGCCACCCAACCTCAATGATCATCCAGGGATCTCAAGCCACTCATAGTGTGGGACTCAGTCAGGGTACACAATTACATGCCACCACCCATGCATCTCCCTTCCCATGTTGACCCCCACCACCATGGAAGCCCTCAATTCAGCTACACAGTGAGCTCCAATAAGGGGTTACCCTTCCAGCGATAAACAAAGGAGCTGCAGATCCTGTTGAGTACTGCACAGCTCTCCTTCCAGGAGTAAACCAccactccgtctctctctctctgtcttcccttttccttcctccccctctcattcttccccctcaCCTCTAGTCTTTAAATAAGACGCCTGCCCACCTTTAGCttctgccttgaagaagggctcaggtttgAAATGTTGgtaaatatatctttacttcctttggccattgtgagacctgctgagttcctctttcatttctgtgtgttttaaccgctatcacaacatctgcagactttggtgtttcactccaATAAGTTGAAGACTATGGTTATGAAAAACTGTGGTCATTTTCAGAAACAGCTGCACATGCCCAGCACACCAAAACAGCACGACATTGAATGTCTAAGCAAGTGCTTCAGTGGATGCTTAGGTCCCAGATAAGAAACATTATCTCACCTTCCACTAACAATTAGCAACGAGAGAGATATCTATGTTGAGCACAATTCCCATCAGATCCTAGAGACACAAGGACCAGATCATACTCTCCCCCTTGTTCCATCACTCATCTGAAGCCCTGGCAGCATTAATCTGAATTCATATAGTTATAGAACTGTTACAGCACAGAGAGTGGCCATTTGCCCCATCAATCTCCATGGAGAAGacaaaagcaatggtggacccaTTCTGAATAAATGCTGGAAAGAGGAATGTAATGATTTGCTGATGGAACAGTAATACCAAACCCAGGTCTGATTGGAAGTTCATTGGCCAAAAATGTTAACCGGTTCTCTCTCCGTAGTTGGTACCTGACCTGCCAAGTGGTTCCTGCAAAATGAGAGTGCACACTCTTAAGGGTGTAGATTGGGGATTGGTTCATAGGGACAAGTAAGAGAGTCAGAATATTTTTCGGGCTAGTGAAGTATGACTAGTGGGGTGTAAGAGTGACTAGCGCCAGGCACCAACACATCTATTCTTGTGGGTGCCACCCAGCAGAGATAGCAGTGTGGATTGTGAGGAACATGTAAGGACAGAGCAGATAGAATGGAGTATGGACAAATACACTTTGGTGGAGGAAATCGAGAAGAGCAAGGTTCTCTATATATTGTGAGAGATTGGAAGATGCTGGTCTTCTGCAGGAGTTGGTTGGCCTTGTACATGAACCACTGAcaataggtttacataggtcagcacaacattgtgagctgaaggttCTATGAATTCAAAGGCACAGCAAGTTTGCTCGGAAGGTAAACAGTACGATTCCCTTTATTGGAAGAGGATTCAAGGAATCACAGTCGCGTTGAAATTGTAGTTGGAATGCTGTCTGCTTCTTACCCAAAGAAACAACAAGGTAGAGAACCACACTGATTCCTGGAATAGAGGAGAGATGAAGTCTCTAATCTCTCCAGTTCAAAAGAATAAGCAGTGATTTAATTGTAATTTACAAAATTCTCCTGGGGCCTGACAGAGGAACATGCTTCCTTATTGATGTGTCCAGAACAAGGGATCATTGTCTCAAAATACtgtgtgtttatgtatctttaccagATAAACAAGGGTCAAACCTTTCTGTGTGCATAAACAATAAACAAAATCTTCATCTTgaattttgaatgagaaagacaaTTCTTCACTCATAGTGTGGTGAATCTTCAGGACTGTCTCCCCAAGATGACAGTGGAGGCTCAGTTGCCAAATGTGCTGAAGACAGAGTTCAACAAATTATTGGACATAATCAAAAATAATAGAAATGGGGTCAATGCAGAAATGTGAAGCTGAGGTTTAAAAACCAGCCACGATCTCACTGAATGGTAGGGCTGAATTTCCCACGAAGCTGGGGAGAAGATTCATTTCATTAAATTAATCTGGCATTTTAAACTTCAAATGAGCAGTGATTACCATGAAGTTACTCAATTGTCAAATTAAAAAGGGCCACAGATTTAAGATATACTTCAGGGAAAGGAACCAGCTGTTCTTACCCAGGTCAAGTGTACATGTTGTTCTTGTGGTTGATCTAACAGATGCCCATGCACCAAGACAGGCAGACATTTACAAAGGCCAGCAATATTACAGCTAACAGCCAACTTTTCATTTCTCCcaatttctttttcattcaatacaaattaaatttggcaaatctttaaacaaatacgtaCAACTAAAACATGTCTTACTTGAAAGGATTTCTTTACACCTGAAGGAACCTTGATGCACAGTGTGATGGAACTGCAGTAGGAGTTACATCCTGACTCTCATGTTGGTCGATCACCAAGCTGAGAGAGCAGGCTGACATTATTCCTTGCTCCTCTGTGCTGGGTATACACAGTGACACCATCAACCTGATGCTGCCTGTACAAGTTTCTACTGCACTCACAGGGCTCAAGAGAAAACAGAAGTAATGTCATAAGTGGAGCCTTGCATCAACATCAATGGGCTGATCACTTTGAAGCCACAACTGGAACATCCGAGCTAACCATCTCTCACTTACTTCCCTGACTTCCCATTGTTCCTATGTGCCACCACCTCTCCCCATTGCTGATtcacctccatctcccaccctctgaCCAACAGCTCCCTGTTTTGTCACCACTTGTGAACCATCTCCTCTAGGAAACCTGAGTCAGTCACCAACCAAACTGCAAAAATATTACTTTATTCTGGAGCTTGTTCCCCAATATCATCGTGGCAGCACTTCCATGAGGTGGAAGGTCTGGCCCATCAAGGGCAGAGATGCTGAGaccctgtgagtgaatgaaaaaaAAGCTTCCCAATCCTCTCTACCTCCTGCCAAACTGATCACTTCTTCAGCATTCCCCCCTTCCATGTAATTGCCTGCCTGCCTCACTGTGTTGACCATCTCCACTCTCCACAATATCATGGAGGAAAGCCCAGTTGTACCAGAATGAGCTCCCTGAGCCTAATGCAGGGTGGGGTATACAAGCCTTCTCATTGAAAGTGCTCCCATTGAGCCATCGTGCCAAGGGTTACCATAGCTGATAGCTTTGGACAGTTTATAGTtagcaccccacctccccccatttCACTGAATCACAACCAGTTCTGTTGTTGCAGTTAATGTCACTCATTTCCACGCCTGTACCAGGGGCTTGTTAAACATTTGATTCCCCTTTGGGTAGATATTCAAAATGATTTTGTTTCTTCTTTCCTAATCTTTGAAATTTAGCCTTGCCATGGCTTGGAGCTCAGTTTTCCAGTGGTAGCCTTTTCCCCACCTGACCCCTCAGTTCCTCGTTGTTTGTTTGGTCTGTCATGATGCTCTACTACAATTAAAAACTATTTGTAAATTAGCTGGCGTGAAATAGAATTACAGGGCATGCAGTTCCCACAGAGCTAACACTGCAGAAAGATCTTTGGAGAGGATTTTCAGGTTTTGTTTAGCTTTGAGGAAGATTACTGATTTTGATGGGAATTGGGAGGTGAATTTTAGCCACAGGCGTGCTTTACCTGCCCAGATAGCTAACTACTTCCTGCTTCAAAGCCCCAAACTGACTCTCCACCACCCTCCATGCACCCACCCCTGACCCCAGCACTTGCTTCTGCAGCATGCCCACCCAGAAATGGTCTATAATTATTTATCAttcaacaagaggaaataactttCATTTTTCAATATGATCCAGGCAAAGATCCACAGCAATAATTGTAATAAGGGTTGATACTGTATCCACCGTGAGGAATAACATTGATCACTGTTCTCCTTTCAGTAAGAAGAGTGTATTTTCATGTTGGTTTTTGCCACAGGTATTACCCAACGCTGGATGTGAGATCAGTCGCTGCTCCTTCAGGCCGTACACCTTCCTTAGACGTGTGCGCTCTTGGCGTGTGTCGGGTTTATCATGGTTGAAGAGCCTTGCGAAGCGTAGTAATACCGGTTTTCCTGGAGCTCTGGGGAGGGGCCGGTGCAGCATGCAATCACCGCCCCTCCCAACAGACAAAGCAACGTGCCTATCCATCCCAAGAAGAGTGAATATCCAAAGTTGAAGAGGTACTCCACCTTGTGGACTCCCACTGGAAACCAAATGGTGGCCACCGCAGAACAGATTGCTGGAAGATAGGAAGGAAGAGTTGTTTaattgtgaatgtggctcagtcCACACATggctcccctccatcacacacctccctcccctccatcactcacacccctcccctccatcacacacacatccctcctctccatcacacacaccccctcccctcaatccCCTCTTCCCTCCATCACTCACATTTTCCCCATCACTCATCTCCTCCCTCCATTGTAGACCCTCTtctctccatcacacacccctccctccatcacatattccctccccttcatcaaccatcacacacccctccccttcatcacacacccctccctccatcacatAACCCCTCCCCATTGACTCCATTACACAACTCCCTCCAACAACTatcacacaccccccctccccttcattgaCTTCATCATaaaccccctcccttccatcgactccatcacataCTCCCCTCCTCTTCATTGACTCTGTCTACAACTCCAGCTACCTTGGAAAATCAGCCAACAGACTAAAAGACCCATACACTCCTTTCACCTTccttcctgtcaggaagaagattcacgagtgtgagatcacaccCCCACAAATTcaatgacagtttctttcctgctgttatcggaCTCCTGAATGAGCCCCTCACAGTACAATGATGCTGTCTTTGTTCTgtcccaactgatctctctctctaactctacaCACTGTATTATATACAAGATGTCTAGCGGGGCtgctcacaaaaaaaatcactggatctctgtacatatgacaataaatctggttcCTTACTTACCTGCAATTATGTGGTACCTTTTCACTATTTTTCTGTGATGACCTTCCATTACAACATTGCCCTCCTTATAGTTATTTTAAAAGTTAGCTGTTCACTCACCCAGCAGAATGAGGAGGATTCCACCCAGCagggattgcttgtgtttggaaGATGGGGAGTCAGGTCCAAGGCGCATACACGGTAATGCCATGAGCACAAGGAGAATGGCAGGAAGCCCCAAGATGGAGGCAGTGACCATCAGAGCTCGGCTGGTCTGCAGGTAAGCTGCATGAGGACAAAGTGGGTACAGATGAAGCCGAAGGTCGAGATCACGGtcagagaaataataaagatagATCCTGATGACCTGAGCCACATTTACAACACTCTGTGGTTTCATATGGTGTTGGTcggagcagttcccatcccacaCAGTGATGGCTTAGGGTATCACACACgatctcccctccatcaactctgtctACACTCCTACTGCCTTGAAAAGCCAATATGTtacaagactcatcccaccctgatCACATTCTCTTCACTCCTTCTATCAAGAAGAAGAATCACAAGTGTGATATCACGCACTTtcccagattcaagaacagttttttcctgctgttattagGCTCATGAATGAACCCCACGCCAGTACAATGATGCTGACTTTGCTCTGTACCAGCTGACCTCTCTCTGGAACACTGCACACCTGTACTGTGTCTCACTTGTtttactatgtatgagatgtctagtgcttgcaaaacaaactcaatcactgCACCTTGGTATATGTGAAAATAAATGAACTTGAGATAATTCTTTTATGCCATTGAGGAGGGGCTGAGAAAGCAGAATCTTTTTCCAGGTGAGGATAGATGAAGGAGAGAGGAATGATGGAAGTTATCTCTGTGAACCGATCTCCCTCAAATCCATTACAGGCTGCAGCTCTGAAGACCAAGGAAGATGGGAAGACAAGAAGATATTGTTTCTGGAACAGCCTCAGCAAATTGGAGGGCAGCAAACTTAACACAGCTATTTAAGAAGGCAGGGAGAGAACAAAACAGGAAACCATGCATCAGCCAGTCTAATATCTGCTATTGACAAAAATACTGGATGCCATCACTCATCGCTACAGAAACACTTCCAGGGTATTTAGCAAACCATTGCGTGATTCAGTAGATTCAATGTGGCTTTTTATGGGAAACTTCACAAGTCTCATAGCCTTTTGTTTTTCAAAGGTGAAATGAGTAGCAAGCAGGAGAGCTAACCAGTAGGTTTCAATATCCTACACcaacatgtccatccatggcttcatgtactacCAAGCTGAGGCCACCtgtaattggaggaacaacaccttacatTTTGTCTTGGCAGTTTCCAACCAGGCAGCATCAATATTCgctttccctcctctctctggCCCCATTCCTCCCTCTCTTCTGTTTCCTCTTCCCTGCCCTCTCTCCCTGCCATTCCTTccttccatctccccaccccttcctttcattcctccTGTCAGAGTGCACCTCcctcagccctctgccccttccccctaTAAACCTCACAGAtccttttcttttccctcccacctgtattcacctatcaTCTGCCCACCCACTCTCCACCCCAACCCACATTTCTAGTTGAGCTTCTACCTGATTCTCGCTACTCCTGAAAAAGGGCTTGGGCCCAAAGCGTCGACTACCTATTGCATTCCCATGATGGTGTctgatttgctgagttcctcctacaCACTGTGTGGTTTTCAAATAGCTGGCAAGTTTAGGGTTGGATTAAAGAACAGAAAGCAGCAAATAGAAATATGCAGGAGATTTTTAGGGTGGCAAACTTTCCATCCTTTATATGGCTTGGTAATGGCGCTATACTTCCGGAGAAGACTGGAGCACAGTGGAGCTATGAACATGGTGGTGTCCTACTGCCCAAATTACCAGACTACTGATCCACAGTCTGGACTCACAGTCATTAGACAAggtaagctggaaagggtgcagaaaggatGCACAAACATGTTGCCAGGGCCGCAGGGCTTGAGGATGGGACAGTTTCCCTGGGATATGGGAGATTGAGGGGCAACCTTGTCATGGAGGGCATGGATAAATGGAATAGTCACAGTCCTTTCCTCAGGATAAAGGAGTTCAGAAGTTCAAGGTGAAAGGAGAAGTAATTTTTCCACTCAGAGGACGGTGTGTCTATGAACAGAGGAAGTGGGTACAATtccaatgtttaaaaggcatttaaaaCAGTACTTGTACCTGAAAAAGTTGAGGGATTATGGGCCGAACCCAATTTCAGTTAGAAAACATGGTCAGTGTGGACATTGggtagaagggcctgttcctgggctGTATAACTCCATGGCCAAAATGACCATCCGTAGGAAGGACATGATTACACCAGAGAGGACACAGAGGTGATTCACGAGTATGTTGCCTGGGATAGAAGATTTCACATGAGGCAatactggataggctgggagacACAAGATGGTACAGACACTGGTGTAAGGAACCAAATGTAAACAAAGGAATGGGCAGCAGGAAGAGGTTGCTGAGGCAGGAACCATTTGGACGGATACATAGATAGGATGGGTTTTGAGGGAAATGGGGCAAATGCAGCCAGGTGAGATAAGTGTGGAAGTGACATTTTGGGCAGGGTGGGAAAGTTAGGGCAAAGGCCCTATTTCCATGCCATCCCAATGTGATCTTATAGATATGATCTCACTTCAGGACCAAaagaggccattcatcccattggGTCCATGCTGGCTTCCAGGAGCGTGCAGGAAAGATGTTGCCAAGTCTAGAGCCCTTGAGTTTGGACAAGTGGGACTGTTTTCTCTAGAGCAGAAGAAGCTGAGGGGAGATTGGACAAAGGATAATGAAATGATGAGGGGCATGTATAGGGTAGATAGTCATAATCATTTTCCCAGGGTAAGGAAGTCTGAAACTGAGTTGCAAAGATTTAATGCAGTGGTTATCAACTAGTGGACCATGTGGTTCTTTTAAAATGTTCAATAATATActttaaattggataaaaatgTGTTTCTtaagagctgcctttgacttgaaaatatttccCTGTCATTCCCTAGTTTCCCAGAAACAAGGTGGGCCTCAgatcaaaaaaaggttgagaaccagtggatTAATgtcagagggaaaagatttatagGAGgtctggggggcgggggggggggtggtgtagggTGGGGGCGCAAGGATTTCATGCAGAGGGTGATGGATATGTTGaccaagctgccagagaaagtggtggaGGTGGAAGGACAGGTGAACCCTTAGGAAAGGTTTCCAAGGATAGGAGACAAACCCAGGTAGGCAAGTTGGCCAGCATGTATGAGTTAGCCAAAGGGTCTATATAATTCCACGAATCCATTAATGAATCCAGACTCTGGAAGGACATGATTGCCCTGAacaggctgcagaggagattcaccggcATGTTTGGGGAGTGTGTGGAAAATTGGTTGTGTTCCCTTTGAAGCAGAATAGGTTGAAGAGGGAGCGGATAGAGATACAAAAAGTGAAGAGGGGCATTGATGGGGTTGATATGAGAATGACAATGCCTGAACTTGGGATATGGGTTCAGGGTAAGTTTACTGAGGGTCTTtaaccatgctgtaagtctaaacttttaaaaatataattatttcttGGAAGGAAGAAAACACCATGCAAAAGATTAGAGATGAAGGCTGATGTACTGGTATTGGAAGAAGAGAAGGTGGGAACAGGGGATTACGGTGGTGGTGGGCAAGGGTGGGGGAAAGATGGAGCTGGAAGAGAATGGAACCAAAAAGGCTGGACCTTGAGAATGGGGGGAGGCGGTAGGTGGGGAAGGGGACAAAACAATTCATCCTCCattgatcccattttattctccctgcaTTCTCATCACTTCCTCCCTCCGCCCTCCACCCACCCCAGTTCTTCCTCTCACCTACACATCAAGTAATTTACAGCAGAAATTAACCTCCCAACCTGGACATCTTTGGgaagtgggagtaaactggagcacccagaggaaaccgtgcagtcacagggaaacttgcaaattccacacatacagcatCCAAGGTCAGAGTTGAACTGGGTCTTGGGCGCTGTGAGGCACAGCTCTCCTCACTGTGGCATTGTGCTGTGCTACAACTCATGGACCCCACCGACCATCAACCACGTGACGACCCTGATCACACATTAATCCTGCTTTATACGCCAGTCAGTCAACAGGTAGTCAGTGGGGTTAGGGGCCAGTCTGACTGAatctggagaaggaagggggaaaggagggaggagtgaggtggagagagacagagacagggacagagagagaaacagagattcACAATTCAAGATAcctttatggtcatgtaataaaaacaatcCAATATTAAATGagatttgctttagtctgccataagtgtgtgtgtgtgtgtgtgtgtgtgtgtgtgtgtgtgtggtgtgtatgtgtatgtagtgtgtgtgtgtgtgtgtgtgtgagagagagagagaaggagagagagacagaaagagaaaaggagagcaaaggagagtggggaagagacagaaaaagagagggagagagagagagaagctcaAATTTCTGATGATGGACTGGATTCTCTGCAGTGCataggctggaggtgaatccatggacactcagtgactctgagggggctCCCTTTTGCTTGTCTTTGACTGTAAGAGGAGCTTCAAACAATTTCTGCAGATGGCGAATCCATcttccttacagcaggcaaaagcatcTTCTTGTTATATGacacttttattacatgacaataaattgaatcttgaatcttgacagagggggaagaatagttaaagggaaggagagagaggggaatagGGAGAGGGACAGAAAAAGGGAGACAGTGAACAAAAGTTGAGGAACAAATGGAGAGAGTCTATATAGACAATGgaggatgagagagggagggacagagagaaagaaagagaaagagaggcggaaAGGGAGTGAAATGCATATAGGCAGCTTTTCACAGATGGTGTAGAGCTGAACGGTGAAGTAGACAGACAGATGGAAAACACATCTGAGGCACTGCATGTAATGTAGAAACCAGAGCCCAGTAAGAAGCAACCTGCTGGTTTGGATTGTTGACAGGTGAGTGGTTTTCCTGTAAAGGGGTATGTATTTTTCAGTGTTTTCCATGTTTGGAGAGGTATGCGCCCTTATTTTCATCTCATACAGAGAGTGTGGTGTGACAATGGTTCACTGTTTACATGGAAGGAAGCAAACACCAATGCAAAGGATTTCTTTTGTCTGGGCGACTCAGGCCGTGTCTTTTTTAACTGTCATCTGCTCCTGTTTCATGTTTCCTGCGTTTGTGCAGCGGCCTCCAGCAGTTAGCAATCTTCCATGGGCAAAGCAGCCTCCAGCTGCATAAACACCCAGAGTTGCCCCGTGCTCACATGCACAATCTTCTCTCATGACCCTGCCGGACAGATAAAGCCCTTGGAACAATAACTGAGACCTGTGACGAATTGGAAGGGCTTGGAGCTGGTTTGTTATGTGTAATGAAAACTCCTGGCTGATTCCTGACTCGGAATTGGAATTGGAAGCAGTGAAGGGGCTTCTCACATATTCCAGCCTGTGCTCGCGAACAAGGCAGAGAGTTTTCTTGGGAGACTAATGTGAGGCCACAG from Narcine bancroftii isolate sNarBan1 unplaced genomic scaffold, sNarBan1.hap1 Scaffold_785, whole genome shotgun sequence harbors:
- the LOC138751167 gene encoding claudin-11-like encodes the protein MSSMCLHVLGFIFSSLGWISILIATGTKEWVQTCSIRGTSCQHFLEFKLRGLWTECYRSAEAYHCKTISDILRMPAYLQTSRALMVTASILGLPAILLVLMALPCMRLGPDSPSSKHKQSLLGGILLILLAICSAVATIWFPVGVHKVEYLFNFGYSLFLGWIGTLLCLLGGAVIACCTGPSPELQENRYYYASQGSSTMINPTHAKSAHV